In the genome of Longimicrobium sp., one region contains:
- a CDS encoding PHP domain-containing protein, with protein MNLKRVDLHIHTHASDGQLAPAAVVNAAVKGRLDVIAITDHDTVAGVSEALAAARGQPISVISGVELSSKHGDHEIHVLGYFVDPGAESLRDHQASASGRRADRMQEMVRRLQDLGVGVRYEDVLRVAGPEASTLGRPHLARALQQAGHTRSVGEAFDLYLKDGGSAFVETPFPGVRDAIDIIHAAGGIAVWAHPELEVFDREVRNFASWGLNGIECFRPNTPPVESMLFDKVAREMGLFRTGGSDWHGPHRGRLGDWAVRSEEVRELLDSRGLG; from the coding sequence ATGAATTTGAAGCGAGTCGACCTGCACATCCACACGCACGCCTCCGACGGGCAGCTGGCGCCGGCGGCGGTGGTGAACGCCGCGGTGAAGGGGCGTCTGGACGTGATCGCCATCACCGACCACGACACGGTGGCGGGGGTGAGCGAGGCGCTGGCCGCGGCGCGCGGGCAGCCGATTTCCGTGATTTCCGGCGTGGAGCTGAGCAGCAAGCACGGCGACCACGAGATCCACGTCCTCGGCTACTTCGTGGACCCCGGCGCGGAGTCGCTGCGCGACCACCAGGCGTCGGCTTCGGGGCGCCGCGCCGACCGCATGCAGGAGATGGTGAGACGGCTGCAGGACCTGGGTGTGGGCGTGCGCTACGAGGACGTCCTGCGCGTCGCGGGCCCCGAGGCCAGCACGCTGGGGCGGCCGCACCTGGCGCGCGCGCTGCAGCAGGCCGGGCACACCCGCAGCGTGGGCGAGGCCTTCGACCTGTACCTCAAGGACGGCGGCAGCGCGTTCGTGGAGACGCCCTTCCCGGGCGTGCGCGACGCCATCGACATCATCCACGCGGCCGGGGGGATCGCGGTGTGGGCGCACCCCGAGCTCGAGGTGTTCGACCGCGAGGTGCGCAACTTCGCGTCGTGGGGATTGAACGGGATCGAGTGCTTCCGCCCCAACACGCCGCCGGTGGAGTCGATGCTTTTCGACAAGGTGGCGCGGGAGATGGGCCTCTTCCGCACCGGCGGGTCCGACTGGCACGGGCCGCACCGCGGGCGCCTGGGGGACTGGGCGGTGCGCTCGGAAGAGGTCCGGGAGTTGCTGGATTCGCGAGGGCTCGGCTGA